The Candidatus Firestonebacteria bacterium RIFOXYD2_FULL_39_29 genome includes the window GCCTGCACTCGTACAACGGGTACAAAAGTCCCGATCAGTCAGAGAGCGACTATTACCAACTTAACAAGTAGTCCACTAAACCGGGGGAATTGCAGAAGAAGGCAAAAGAAGCAATGTTTCCTTCAAAAGACAGGATAGATTGGAAGAGGCTTAAGGATAATTATGAAATCTGGAAAGAAGATGGCTGGTGGCTGGAGTTTAATCTGTGGTTTGGCTTTGATATAACGCATTCTTCAATGGTGGGTACCGAGCGGCTTCTTATCGCTATGTTTGAGGAGCCGGAGTGGTGTGTAGATATGTTCAATCATGAACTGGATGTTGCAATCGGGCTGTATGAACTCCTGGAAAAAGAAGGTTATAAATTTGACGAGTTCATGTGGTATGACGATATGGGTTACAAGGGAAAGCAGTTTTTTTCTCTTGATATGTACAGGCAGCTTTTAAAACCTGTTCATCAGAGAGCAATAGACTATGCTCATAAGAAGGGAATGAAGGCATATATGCATTCCTGCGGAGATATAAATCCTTTTGTTCCTGAGCTCGTGAGCATGGGTCTTGATATGCTGAATCCGCTGGAAGTAAAAGCCGGAATGGATCCTGTCGGATTGAAAAAGAAGTTCGGAGACAAGCTCGCATTTCACGGCGGATTAAATGCAGTCTTGATGGAAAAAGGCGGGGACCCTCTCTGGACAGCGATGAAACAAATAATTCCCGAGATGAAAAAAGGCGGCGGATATATAAAAAGTTCCGACCATTCTATTCCCAGCAATGTAAGCTTGAAAGATATGAAAGAGTTTATTAGGCTGGCAAAAGAGCTCGGTAAATATTGATTGATGCTTGGATGGTTAGATGGTTGGAGGCTTGGCTAGAGCATAAAAAGAGGGCTTAGACTAATTACTAAGATCTAAATTCTAAGCACTAAACAAAGAACAAATATTTAATAATAAAATTACTAAACAGATAAGTGGGCTTTTGTTGTTTTATTTATTAGTGATTTGATATTAGTAATTGCTTAGAATTTAGTGCTTAAGTCTTAGTGATTGTTTTTCTATTACAATTTGAACAACGGTATCACTGTAAGTCCCGTTATTATTCCGCTTACCAGAAAGGGTAAGCTAATATCTATCGGGGCGAGGGCGCCGGCTATGAAGGGGGCGATTACGGCTCCGAGGGATGACAGGGCAACGGCTTCGCTTACGTCTCTTCCGCGGGATTTTTCTCTTGCGAACTCCTGGACATAATGGTTTTGAATAGGCGACCATAAAGCGGCGCCGAAAAGGTCGTGGGTGAGCCAGACTGTAACTGCAATCCAAAAATTCGAGATCAAGGCTGCCGCGCTTATTGCTAATGCTTCGTAGAGCATGGTTACTATGTATATGAATTTAAGGTTCCTGCCTTTCATGAAATTACCGTAGATGAACATCGGAACGCCCAGAAGCATTCTGTGGATCATAAGTACAACTGCCGCATCTGCTACCGAAATACCGAATTTTTGAATAAAAAAGAGAGGCATGATAAAACAGTGGCTGATGTTCATTCCGAGGGTCATGATAAACATTGCCAGGGTGAGAGTTTTTAGCTTTGGCGGCAAGTCTATTTTGATCAGGTCTTTGAATTTAAGCGCTACCTTATCGCTCTTTACCGGTTTGAAATCCTCTTTAAAAAAGGACATAAAGAAAACAGAGGAAAGAAAAAGAGCAATACCGCAGGCAAAAAACGCGCTTCTGGTGGCGATCAGACCGCCTATCATAGTTCCGACACCCTGCAGGAAAAACTCCATACCCACGGTTTTTGAGATGAGGCTTAAGAAATTCTTTTTACCGTTTTCATAGACCAGAATGGAACGCATAGTGTCCCGCACGATGAGAGAAGCTTCACGAACGGTTTTTACCGCTGTTAAGGGAAGAATAGAACCAAAAACCGGAGTTAAAAAGTTACCCAAAGAGCTGAAGAGAACTCCCATAGTATAAAAAGGTTTTCTTCCTATCCTGTCGGAATGAGCCCCGACATAAAGACGGAGAAAATAAATAAGTACGGATGAAAGCCCGAAGATAATACCCATATTTGCAAAAGAAATATTGATTTCTTTTAAGTAGATGGGCATTGCAAAATCATAGACACCCATGCAGACAGCAAACACCGCTGAGGTGATGATAATTATCCAAAGATTACGGTTCAATCGAACTCCTTTAATGCAGAAAATAGAAAGTCGAAAGTCGAGAATGGATTAGAGGAGCTATTGAATTTAATTAAAGATAAAATTTGTATTCTCGGTTTCAAAAAAATATCTTATTAGTCTGATTTCTTAATATACAATAAAAACAGGGGTAATTCAATATGTAGTTGCTCGATTAATCGAGCTGCCTGATGAATCAGGCAACTACATTGTTGCATATTCCATACTTTTAGGCGTAGAATATGGATTATGAAAGTTGTGTTTCAGTCGAACGACATAGGTGCGATGACGGTTGTGAAGAGTGTTTTGGAATCCGCACAGATAGAATGCGTCCTTCTTGATGAATATACTCAGCTGGTGAGACCGGCTGTTTTGCTATATTCCGGCGGCGGGCGTTTAGCGGTTGCGGATGAACGTGAAGAAGAAGCGAAAGCAATAATTGAAGATTACTTGAAAACGATAAATGAAGATACTTCGCCGGAAAAAGAAGCTGCAAAAAGTAATTTAAAATGTCCCGAATGCGGCAGCAAGGAGTTCACCCCAACCCTTTGGAGTATCATTTTTGGCGGGAATAAGTATAAGTGTACGGCGTGTGGAAATAAATTCCAATTGTAATTAATGACTAAGTACTATTGACTAGTGACTATTTAAGGAAGCCGGAGAAAAGAATCCGGCGATATAATAGGTACTGCTTGGATTTTGAGGTTTTCATGTATCAGTGTCCACCTGTGGTGAGATCTCGTCCGCAACAATAGTTTGTTGCGAGACCTCGCTTTTAGGCGGGCCAAGGGCGGAGAATCCTATAGTTTTGCAATCTCACCAAAAGATCCGCCTAACATAATTGGCGGAAGTGGAATCGGCTGTATTTGCTGTAAATTATCATAGAAATACAGCCCTTATTCTGATAAAATCTACATATGAAAATAATTAATGCTTCTGAAGTTGTAAATATTTGCGATAAAACTCTTTCTTTCTGGCATAGGATTGAGAAAGGGCTTAAGAAAAGCACGCTGGATGAAGCTCTCCTCCTGCTTAATTTCAAAAAGGAAGGGTTAGAAAAGCTTGTCAACGACTCTGCGGTCATTAACTGCTACCTCTGGCACCTGGAAGATCAGGCCCGCGCTAAGAGTTTTTCCGACACCGTAATTGCAAATATTAAACGTGCTATAGATACAACTAACCAAAGAAGAAATAATATGATGGAAGAGATAGATGCGGCTTTACTTCTCTTGCTTGAGAAAATGGGGGTAAAGACGAAAAAGAACGCCACTGTAAATACGGAAACACCCGGAAGTGTTGTAGATCGTCTTGCGATCATATCTTTAAAAATATATCATATGAAGGAACAGGTAAAACGCAAGGATGCCGGCAAAGAGCATATAGCGAAATGCAAAGGCAAGGTTGACGTTTTACTTGAACAAAGAAAAGACCTGGCCCGGAGTTTTGACGAACTCATAACTGATTTCAAAAAAGGTTCGAAAAAGCTTAAGATGTATTACCAGCTCAAAATGTATAATGACCCGTCAACTAATCCATTCATGAAGAAGTAAGCATTAAGCATAGGTGTTTCAGTGAGGTAAAAGACGGCAATGTGTTTTTAAAAAATTAAGGTTTTGTCAGTGTCCACCTATGGTGAGATCTCGTCCGCTACAATGCTGTGCGAGACCTCGCCAATAGGCGGGCCAAGGGCGGAGAATCCAAAAGCATTTCAATCTGCCTTCCTTAGTGTGATACAGACAATGTTTTGGTATCCGCCAATCTTTAAGGCGGATAATCAAAAGATCCGCCCAAAATAACTGGCGGAAGTGGAATCTTTTTTGGGGAGCAGCTGTGGACTTTAAAATGTGGATCAAGGCAATCAGGATCATCCCGAGAATAAATAAAGAAGAGTGGGACAAACTGGACATTATAAGCAAATGGCTTATTTCTACCCGTTCGGCCGTGCTTGTAATGACGATGCTTTCGTCGGCAGTAGGCGGTATTTTTACTTTAATAGACGGAAAATTTGACCTGGCTGCTTTTCTTGTTTGTTTTTTTGGCCTTACTTTTGCGCACGCTACAAATAATCTTCTAAATGATCTTGTGGACTACATCAAAGGGGTGGATAAGGAAAATTACTACCGTACCCAGTACGGCCCCCAGCCGCTTGAAAACGGTTTTCTCCCTTTAAAAAAATATATGCTTTACATTTTATTTACCGGCCTGATAGCTTTTTCCTTCGGTGTTTATCTCATCTGGCTGCGCGGTATCTCTGCGCTAATTTTATTTCTGATGGGCTCATTCTTTCTTCTTTTTTACACCTGGCCGTTAAAGTATTTCGGACTTGGAGAGTTTGCCGTTATCGCAGTCTGGGGTCCCCTGATGATAGGCGGTACGTATTTTGTTACTGCCAATGAATGGAGCTGGCTTGCAGTATTGGGCGGTCTTCCATATGCTCTCGGCGTGACAACGGTTCTTTTTGGCAAGCACATTGATAAGCTGGAGGCAGATAAGATGAAAAACATTAATACTCTGCCCGTTATCATCGGAGAAAGCGCCGCAAGAAAGACAGTAATAATAATGACCGGTCTTCAATATATCATAGTAATAGCTCTGGTCATCGCCGGAGTATTTCATCCCGTACTTCTTATTACACTTGTTGCGCTCAAGACATTTTACGGACTCTTTAAAGCCTACAGTAAAGAATTACCCGATGAAAAACCCGAGGGCTACAGATCAGATATATGGCCTTTATGGTTCGTAGCTTTTGCCTTTGATCACAATAAAAAGTTCGGCGGATTATTTCTTTTAGGACTCATTATACAGCTGATCCTCATCTTACTTTAAAAAGAAGTAGAAATATTCAAATTAGAACTTTATGGGATTAATAATAAGCAAAGCTTTTCCCGATAGAAAATATATCATAAAGTGGGGTAAAGTTGAATTCTATTCGCCGAAACTTCGGACAGCCTGTACGTCAGAGTTTCTGACGAGATCTCGCCCTTAGCGGATCCGCCAGTCTTTTAGGAGGATAAGTCCGCAGAGGTTCATTTTCTTGTAAATAAATGAAAAAATGACACTGGATTCCGTATCAAGCATAGATGACAAGATAATGCTTTCAGTTTCTTTTGTTAAATGATACTTGATAGTATTTGGCTTTTATCGTTTTGCATCAAAATTATGGTGGAAATTCCGCATTGACAAAATCCAGTATTGTGATATAATTAATGTTATAGGGTACGCTATTGAGCATTACAATTATATGAATATTGTGGCGATTGAGAGCTCGGAAGGAAGAGAGGGTTATGAAAATATTTGATAAGAATAAAAAATCCAAATTTTTTCCAAATGCTTTTATCTGTATTATTTGTTTCTTAAGCGTTTGTTATGATGCCGGAGCACAGGGGTTTCCGCAGAAAGATAAATTCACTCAAAAAGAAATAATTATAAAATTCAAGAATCTTGAAAGAGATTTTAGCCCAACGGATTTCCCTTCAGTTGATAAAATTAACAAAAAACATGCCGCGTTAAAAATAGAGAAGGTTTTCAAATCCTTTAAAACTCCCGGCAGGGTTGAATTTTCGAAAATTAAAAATAAAAATGTTAATGTTCCTGATTTATTTCAATTTTATAAGATAAAATTTGCAAAAGATGTTGGTAATATTTCGGATATTATAAATGAATATAAATCAGATCCGAATATCGAATATGCAGAGCCGAATTATTTGCAGGAAAAATCCGGGATTCCTGACGACCCTTTATTTGATAAAGAATGGCATCTGTCGAATCCGGCGGGTTTCGATATAAAAGCAACGCAAGGCTGGGATATCAGCAAAGGAAGTCCTGTAGTTATTGCTTTAGTAGATAGCGGTGTGGATTTTAACCATGAGGATTTAAAAGATAATATCTGGACAAATTCCGATGAAGTATATGATAACGGATTGGACAATGATAATAACGGATACATTAATGATATCAGGGGATGGAATTTTTCAGAAAACAATAATAATCCTGCGGATGATGACGGGCATGGGACAATTTGCGCGGGTATTATGGCTGCAAAAGGAAACAACGGTATCGGTACGGCCGGTGTCTGCTGGGATGCAAAAATAATGGCCCTTAAGGTATTTCCAAATTCTTATGCCGATGTTTGCGCTGAGGCAATAAGATATGCGGCATATAACGGGGCAAAAATAATAAGTAACAGCTGGGGAAGCAGCTACCGGTCTCAAATAATAAAAGATGCGATTGATTACGCAAAAGCAATGGGAGCTGTTTTAGTTTTTGCCGCCGGCAATAATAATTCTACAGATGAAATATATCCGGCTTGCTATCCGGAAGTAATAGCGGTAGGAGCGACTGATAGTTCTGACAAAAAGGCATACTTCTCTAACTATGGAACTTGGGTCGACGTTTTTACTCCGGGAGCTTCCATATACGGTACTTTACCAAATAACAAATATGAATATATGAGCGGGACTTCGATGGCGTGCCCCATGGTTTCCGGGCTGGCGGGATTAATTTTATCCAAATATCCAGATTTAACAAATGATCAGGTTAAAATCAGTATAGAAAACGGTTGCGATAATATTGATTTGTTAAATCCCGGATATGAAGGTTTGCTGGGAAAAGGGAGAATAAATGTTTTTTCAGCTTTGCTTGATAAAAGGGATACAACGCCTCCTACCGGAACGCCTGCAATACCGGTTTCTGACGGTAAAATATCAACCCAAAATTCTTTTAATTTGTATTGGGCAAAAGGAACAGCGGATGATCCGGAAAGCGGAATAATCGGTTATAGCTTACAGGTCGGGACTACCCCGGGAGGAAGCGATAAATTCAACGGATATGCCGGGAATGTTTTAACTAAAAACATAGATTCCTGCGAAAATGGAAAGACTTATTATTCGAGAGTGTGCGCGGTAAACGGAGCAGGAATGAACAGCAGTTGGGCCTCTT containing:
- a CDS encoding ubiquinone biosynthesis protein UbiA, whose product is MWIKAIRIIPRINKEEWDKLDIISKWLISTRSAVLVMTMLSSAVGGIFTLIDGKFDLAAFLVCFFGLTFAHATNNLLNDLVDYIKGVDKENYYRTQYGPQPLENGFLPLKKYMLYILFTGLIAFSFGVYLIWLRGISALILFLMGSFFLLFYTWPLKYFGLGEFAVIAVWGPLMIGGTYFVTANEWSWLAVLGGLPYALGVTTVLFGKHIDKLEADKMKNINTLPVIIGESAARKTVIIMTGLQYIIVIALVIAGVFHPVLLITLVALKTFYGLFKAYSKELPDEKPEGYRSDIWPLWFVAFAFDHNKKFGGLFLLGLIIQLILILL